In Hordeum vulgare subsp. vulgare unplaced genomic scaffold, MorexV3_pseudomolecules_assembly, whole genome shotgun sequence, one genomic interval encodes:
- the LOC123422271 gene encoding 30S ribosomal protein S7, chloroplastic produces the protein MSRRGTAEKRTAKSDPIFRNRLVNMVVNRIMKDGKKSLAYQILYRAVKKIQQKTETNPLLVLRQAIRRVTPNIGVKTRRNKKGSTRKVPIEIGSKQGRALAIRWLLEASQKRPGRNMAFKLSSELVDAAKGSGGAIRKKEATHRMAEANRALAHFR, from the coding sequence ATGTCACGTCGAGGTACTGCAGAAAAAAGAACTGCAAAATCCGATCCAATTTTTCGTAATCGATTAGTTAACATGGTGGTTAACCGTATTATGAAagacggaaaaaaatcattggctTATCAAATTCTCTATCGAGCCGTGAAAAAGATTCAACAAAAGACAGAAACAAATCCACTATTGGTTTTACGTCAAGCAATACGTAGAGTAACTCCCAATATAGGAGTAAAAACAAGACGTAATAAAAAAGGATCGACGCGGAAAGTTCCGATTGAAATAGGATCTAAACAAGGAAGAGCACTTGCCATTCGTTGGTTATTAGAAGCATCCCAAAAGCGTCCGGGTCGAAATATGGCTTTCAAATTAAGTTCCGAATTAGTAGATGCTGCCAAAGGGAGTGGGGGTGCCATACGCAAAAAGGAAGCGACTCATAGAATGGCAGAGGCAAATAGAGCTCTTGCACATTTTCGTTAA
- the LOC123422269 gene encoding NAD(P)H-quinone oxidoreductase subunit 2 B, chloroplastic-like: MIWHVQNENFILDSTRIFMKAFHLLLFNGSFIFPECILIFGLILLLMIDSTSDQKDRPWFYFISSTSLVISITALLFRWREEPIISFSGNFQTNNFNEIFQFLILLCSTLCIPLSVEYIECTEMAITEFLLFVLTATLGGMFLCGANDLITIFVAPECFSLCSYLLSGYTKRDLRSNEATMKYLLMGGASSSILVHGFSWLYGSSGGEIELQEIVNGLINTQMYNSPGISIALISITVGLGFKLSPAPFHQWTPDVYEGVWFVRQIPTSISISEVFGFCKTP; encoded by the coding sequence ATGATCTGGCATGTACAGAATGAAAACTTCATTCTCGATTCTACGAGAATTTTTATGAAAGCGTTTCATTTGCTTCTCTTCAATGGAAGTTTCATTTTCCCAGAATGTATCCTAATTTTTGGCCTAATTCTTCTTCTGATGATCGATTCAACCTCTGATCAAAAAGATAGACCTTGGTTCTATTTCATCTCTTCAACAAGTTTAGTAATAAGCATAACGGCCCTATTGTTCCGATGGAGAGAAGAACCTATAATTAGCTTTTCGGGAAATTTCCAAACGAACAATTTCAACGAAATCTTTCAATTTCTCATTTTATTATGTTCAACTTTATGTATTCCTCTATCCgtagagtacattgaatgtacagaAATGGCTATAACAGAGTTTCTGTTATTCGTATTAACAGCTACTCTAGGGGGAATGTTTTTATGTGGTGCTAACGATTTAATAACTATCTTTGTAGCTCCAGAATGTTTCAGTTTATGTTCCTACCTATTGTCTGGATATACCAAGAGAGATCTACGGTCTAATGAGGCTACTATGAAATATTTACTCATGGGTGGGGCAAGCTCTTCTATTCTGGTTCATGGTTTCTCTTGGCTATATGGTTCATCTGGGGGGGAGATCGAGCTTCAAGAAATTGTGAACGGTCTTATCAATACACAAATGTATAACTCCCCAGGAATTTCAATTGCGCTTATATCCATCACTGTAGGACTTGGGTTCAAGCTTTCCCCAGCCCCTTTTCATCAATGGACTCCTGACGTCTACGAAGGAGTGTGGTTCGTTCGACAAATTCCTACCTCTATATCTATCTCTGAGGTGTTTGGGTTTTGCAAAACTCCATAG